From Arthrobacter sp. FW306-2-2C-D06B, a single genomic window includes:
- a CDS encoding transglutaminase TgpA family protein, with product MSAAIAVAVLGASLSLNGVFRGWAWLVPAITTVFVVGLTLAVLRALRVHPVLTTLGGLLALVFILDFTFFRPESIAGFIPSGATLDTLGQFLKRAGETVVSETAPVSPNAGIVFVACAALGVVAVLVDTLAVPLGMPATSGLGLLVVLVFPATIKPQGGGLPGFLAAAVGFILILGCSQWFAPDSRLQTDNAHGTGQLKRSMVIGGVALALGLLLPLAVPGFERGTFPVGSRLNPWGVSNGLNPMITLGNSLRNPTGDGSITYATSSTAPVYLRSVTIDKFDGDTWAPDDREASRRVGPGRMAPDYPLPSELVRQVTVVDTGQFTSPYLPVPYAPTAVNGLSGRWSWDPATLSIRGEDGTTRNQQYTVYSALPSVTSATLSQDNAKPTSISQDFIQLPSNVPDIVKNTAKSVTAGANGNYAKAMAIQDYLRSSQFSYSLQAPVQGGYDGNGMSVLADFLQQKSGYCVHFASAMAVMARLDGIPSRIAVGYAPGHATGATVAVAGQEPLPEYQVDARDAHAWPELYFEGVGWVAFEPTPSRGVVPPYASEAAAAGGPSTNLHDENLTPGSSTPAPSTAAVPPVAGPGVGSGTAGGSATILYVTAAVLLLAVLAASPRLVRSGIRARRLRPARAKQPGSGGTAGPAPPRDGPVLAWAELEDLATDYGVPPVPSETPRHFAARLSSSVALGGPAAAASPSGAADDAGQHALASLTGDFERQRYGPPAAAADQANAAAVRIAAVRAAFRRNASWFAVFRADWFPPSLMSRWFQLLSSPFRWLGGISAAAARRAAASVQRLFGSIRWRR from the coding sequence CTGGCCGTCCTTCGCGCCTTGAGGGTCCACCCTGTGCTCACCACTTTGGGCGGCCTGCTCGCCTTGGTGTTTATCCTCGACTTCACGTTCTTCCGGCCGGAAAGCATCGCGGGCTTCATTCCCTCCGGCGCGACCCTTGACACGCTGGGTCAGTTCCTCAAACGGGCCGGCGAAACCGTGGTCTCGGAGACGGCACCCGTCTCGCCGAACGCAGGAATCGTGTTCGTCGCCTGCGCGGCCCTGGGCGTGGTTGCTGTCCTCGTCGACACCCTGGCGGTCCCGCTCGGGATGCCTGCGACGAGCGGCTTGGGCCTGCTGGTTGTCCTCGTGTTCCCGGCGACCATCAAACCGCAAGGTGGCGGGCTGCCCGGATTCCTCGCTGCCGCCGTCGGCTTCATCCTGATCCTGGGTTGCAGCCAGTGGTTCGCGCCGGACTCGCGGTTGCAGACCGACAACGCCCATGGCACGGGGCAGCTCAAACGATCCATGGTGATCGGTGGCGTGGCCCTGGCGCTGGGGCTCCTGTTGCCGCTGGCGGTTCCGGGCTTCGAGCGCGGGACGTTTCCGGTCGGTTCGCGGCTGAATCCCTGGGGCGTCTCCAACGGCCTGAACCCCATGATCACCCTCGGCAACAGCCTGCGGAATCCCACCGGCGACGGCAGCATTACCTATGCCACGAGTTCCACGGCCCCGGTCTACTTGCGCTCGGTCACCATTGACAAGTTCGACGGCGATACCTGGGCGCCGGACGACCGCGAAGCCTCACGGCGCGTAGGGCCGGGCCGGATGGCGCCGGACTACCCGCTCCCGTCCGAGCTGGTGCGCCAAGTGACGGTGGTCGACACCGGGCAGTTCACCAGTCCGTATCTGCCGGTCCCCTATGCCCCGACAGCCGTCAACGGTCTGAGCGGACGCTGGTCGTGGGATCCGGCGACGCTCAGCATCCGAGGCGAGGACGGAACCACAAGGAACCAGCAGTACACGGTATATTCGGCGCTGCCGTCCGTGACCTCCGCAACGTTAAGCCAGGACAACGCCAAGCCCACGTCCATCTCACAGGATTTCATCCAGTTGCCAAGCAATGTTCCGGACATTGTGAAGAACACCGCCAAGTCAGTGACGGCCGGGGCCAACGGCAACTATGCGAAGGCGATGGCGATCCAGGACTATCTGCGCTCCTCCCAGTTCAGCTATTCCCTGCAGGCTCCGGTCCAGGGCGGTTATGACGGCAACGGCATGTCCGTGCTGGCCGATTTCCTGCAGCAGAAGAGCGGCTATTGCGTGCACTTTGCCTCTGCGATGGCCGTCATGGCGCGGCTGGACGGAATCCCGAGCCGCATCGCCGTCGGTTACGCGCCGGGCCATGCCACAGGGGCCACAGTTGCGGTGGCCGGACAGGAGCCCCTGCCGGAGTACCAGGTGGATGCCCGCGACGCCCACGCCTGGCCCGAGCTCTATTTCGAGGGAGTCGGTTGGGTCGCCTTCGAACCAACCCCTTCCCGCGGCGTCGTTCCGCCCTACGCGAGCGAGGCTGCCGCAGCGGGCGGCCCGAGCACCAACCTCCATGACGAAAACCTGACCCCGGGTTCCTCCACTCCTGCGCCGAGCACCGCTGCTGTACCGCCCGTTGCGGGTCCGGGAGTCGGATCAGGCACGGCCGGCGGCTCCGCAACCATCCTGTACGTCACCGCGGCCGTGCTTCTTCTGGCTGTATTGGCAGCCTCCCCGCGGCTGGTCCGCTCCGGGATCCGGGCTCGGCGCCTGAGGCCGGCACGGGCCAAGCAGCCCGGTTCGGGAGGCACAGCCGGCCCGGCCCCGCCCCGGGATGGCCCGGTCCTGGCATGGGCGGAGCTCGAGGACCTCGCCACGGATTACGGTGTACCGCCAGTGCCCAGCGAAACGCCGCGGCATTTCGCGGCCCGATTGAGCAGCTCGGTTGCGCTCGGAGGGCCGGCCGCGGCAGCTTCGCCGTCGGGAGCCGCCGACGACGCCGGCCAGCACGCGCTTGCATCGCTCACCGGCGACTTCGAACGGCAGCGTTATGGTCCCCCGGCGGCCGCGGCGGACCAAGCGAACGCAGCGGCGGTCCGGATTGCGGCAGTCCGTGCCGCGTTCCGGCGCAATGCCTCCTGGTTCGCGGTCTTCCGCGCGGATTGGTTCCCGCCGTCCTTGATGTCCAGGTGGTTCCAGCTCCTGTCGTCGCCTTTCCGCTGGCTGGGTGGCATTTCCGCCGCGGCGGCA